TGGTGGTCTGGACGGCCTCGGTGTGGTGGCCGACCATAATGCAGGAGGCAGTCCGGACAATGACAGCGCCCTCCTTGCCCTAGAAGTTGAAATTCATCAGTATTTGTGCACTGTGAATGATTGCCCCAGGACTAAGTTAAATGGAACGCGAGACGTACCTTCTTGCCATAAAGACTACGGTCATCAGccttgatggcgaggaacttCTCTCCACCAATTGTGAAGCCGTGCTGCATGGCGTAGCTGCTGTCACCAAAAGCAGATCCAATTCCCTGGATTTCTTGGGGGGTGATCTGTATTCGTCGTTAGCAACGGGTTTCCCGGAGAATATTCGGCCGACC
This is a stretch of genomic DNA from Aspergillus puulaauensis MK2 DNA, chromosome 8, nearly complete sequence. It encodes these proteins:
- the pfy1 gene encoding profilin (COG:Z;~EggNog:ENOG410PQR4;~InterPro:IPR036140,IPR005455;~PFAM:PF00235;~go_function: GO:0003779 - actin binding [Evidence IEA]) is translated as MGAHSAIWQGYVDSSLMGSGQFDKAAILSPDFSGVEASSAGFSITPQEIQGIGSAFGDSSYAMQHGFTIGGEKFLAIKADDRSLYGKKGKEGAVIVRTASCIMVGHHTEAVQTTNAATAIEGVADYINGAK